From a region of the Zingiber officinale cultivar Zhangliang chromosome 4B, Zo_v1.1, whole genome shotgun sequence genome:
- the LOC121975053 gene encoding 30S ribosomal protein S7, chloroplastic, with the protein MSRRGTAEEKTAKSDPIYRNRLVNMLVNRILKHGKKSLAYQIFYRAMKKIQQKTETNPLSVLRQAICRVTPDIAVKARRVGGSTHQVPIEIGSTQGKALAIRWLLGASRKRPGRNMAFKLSSELVDAAKGSGDAIRKKEETHRMAEANRAFAHFR; encoded by the coding sequence ATGTCACGTCGAGGTACTGCAGAAGAAAAAACTGCAAAATCCGATCCAATTTATCGTAATCGATTAGTTAACATGTTGGTTAACCGTATTCTGAAACACGGAAAAAAATCATTGGCTTATCAAATTTTCTATCGAGCCATGAAAAAGATTCAACAAAAGACAGAAACAAATCCACTATCTGTTTTACGTCAAGCAATATGTAGAGTAACTCCCGATATAGCAGTAAAAGCAAGACGTGTAGGCGGATCGACTCATCAAGTTCCTATTGAAATAGGATCTACACAAGGAAAAGCACTTGCCATTCGTTGGTTATTAGGGGCATCCCGAAAACGTCCGGGTCGAAATATGGCTTTCAAATTAAGTTCCGAATTAGTAGATGCTGCCAAAGGGAGTGGCGATGCCATACGCAAAAAGGAGGAGACTCATAGAATGGCAGAGGCAAATAGAGCTTTTGCACATTTTCGTTAA
- the LOC121975048 gene encoding LOW QUALITY PROTEIN: protein Ycf2-like (The sequence of the model RefSeq protein was modified relative to this genomic sequence to represent the inferred CDS: inserted 1 base in 1 codon; substituted 1 base at 1 genomic stop codon), which translates to MKRHQFKSWIVELREILREIKNSHYFLDSWIKFNSVGSFTHIFFHQERFMKLFDPRIWSILLSRDSQGSTSNRYFMIKGVVLLVVAVLISRINNRKMVERKNLYLMGLLPIPMNSIGPGNETLEESFWSSNINRLIVSLLYLPKGKKLSESCFMDPQENTWVLPINQKCIMPESNRSSRWWRWGKRIGKKRDSSCKISNETVXGIEISFKEKDSKYLEFLFLSYTDDPIRKDHDXELFDCLSSRKKRNIINLNSGQLFEILGKDLISYLMSAFREKRPIEGEGFFKQQGAKATIQSNDIEHVSHLFSRNKWGISLQNCAQFHMWQFRQDLFVSWGKNEHESDFLRNVSRENLIWLDNVWLDRVFSKVRNVLSNIQYDSTRSRSIFVQVRDSSQLKGSSDQSIDHFDSIRNEDSEYPTLIDQTEIQQLKERSILWDPSFLQTERTEIESDQFPKCLFGSSSMSRLFTEREKQMNNHLLPEEIEEFLGNPTRSIRSFFSDRWSELHLGSNPIERSTRDQKFLKKKQDVSFVPSRRAENKEMVDIFKIITYLQNTVSIHPISFLNKNPFFDLFHLFHDRNKRGYTLHHDFESEERFQEMADLFTLSITEPDLVYHRRFAFSIDSYGLDQKKFLNQVFNSRDESKKKSLLVLPPLFYEENESFYRRIRKKSARIYCGNDLEDPKRKTAVFASNNIMEAVNQYRLIRNLIQIYGYIRNVSNRFFLMNRSDHNFEYGIQRDQIGNDTLNHITIMKYTINQHLSNLKKSQKKWFDPLISRTGRSMNRDPDVYRYKWSNGSKNFQEHFLSEQKNHFQVVFDRLRINQYSIDWSEVIDKQDLSKSLRFFLSKSLLFLSKSLPLFFVSIGNTPIHRSEIHIYELKGPNDQLRNQLLESIGVQIVHLNKLKPFLLDDHDTSKRPKSLINGGTRLPFCFKKIPKWVIDSFHTRNNRRKSFDNTDSYLSMIFHDRDNWLNPVKPFHRSSLISSFYKANPLRFLNDPNRFWFYCNKRFPFYVEKTRINNYDPTYGQFLTILFIRNKIFSSCVGKKKHIFGERETILPIESQVSDIFILNDFTQSGDERYNLYKFFHFPIRSEPFVRRAIYSIADISTTPLTEEQIVNFERTYCQPLSDMNLSDSEGKNLHEYLSFNSNMDLIHTPCSEKDFPSGKRKKKRSLSLKKCVEKGQMYRTFQRDSALFNLSKWNLFQTYMPWFLTSTGWKYLNFTTLLEIFSEPLPILRILSSRHKFVSVLRDIMHVSDISWPIPQKILPQWTLTLKSKISSLISEISSKCFQNLLLSEETIHRNNESPVPLIWTHLRLTNAREFLYSILFLLLVAGYLVRIHLFFVSRASSELQTELEKIKSLMIPSYMIELRKLLDRYPTSESELNSFWLKNLFLVALEQLGDFLEEIRVSASGGNMLLVGGSAYGVKSIRSKKKYLNIDLRSIIQNPINRIAFSRNTRHLSRTSKEIYSLIRKRKGVNGDWIDEKIESWVANSDLVDDEEREFLVQFSTLTTEKEKRIDQILLSLTHSDHLSKNDSGYQMIEQPGSIYLRYLVDIHKKYLMNYEFNRSCLAERRIFLAHYQTITYLQTPCGANSFHFPSHGKPFSLRLALSPSRGILVIGSIGTGRSYLVKYLATNSHVPFITIFPNNFPYSYYKPEGFFIDDSDSDDSDYRDDIDIDDSDDIDDDLDLDTELLDMTNVLTMDMPPSIYGFYIDITFRFALARAMSPCIIWIPNIHDLYVNYRSFGLLQNYLSRDCERYSTRNILVIGSTHIPQKVDPALIAPNKLNTCIKIRRLLIQQQRKHFFILSYTKGFHLEKKMFHTNGFGSITMGSNARDLAALINEALSISITQKKSIIETNTIRSALHRQTWDLRSQVISVQDHGILFYQIGRAVAQNVLLSNCPVDPISIYMKKKSCKEGDSYLYKWYFELGTSMKKLTILLYLLNCSAGLVAQDLWSSPGPDENNWIASYRFTENDSDLVHGLLELEGALLGSSRTEKDCSQFDNNRVTLLLRSEPRNQLDMIQNYEKYESEFEEEEEDIDPQQMEEDLFDHIVWAPRIWRPWTNLFDCIERPTELGFPYRAGSFRGKRSIYHEEDELQEHEEEFLQRGTMQYWTPDRFSKEQGFFRISQFIWDPADPFFFLFKDQSFVSVFSHREFFAYEEMPKVLITSQTDSPTSMYTRWFIGNRQEEYCELLIHRQKWLRSKSSLSNGSFHSNILSESYQYLSNFFLSKGMLLYQMTKTVLRRGWLFSDEMKHLIHVTGERFPIP; encoded by the exons ATGAAGAGACATCAATTCAAATCCTGGATCGTCGAATTGAGAGAGATATTGAGAGAGATCAAGAATTCTCACTATTTCTTAGATTCATGGATCAAATTCAATTCAGTGGGATCTTTCACTCACATTTTTTTCCATCAAGAACGCTTTATGAAACTTTTTGACCCCCGAATTTGGAGTATCCTACTTTCACGTGATTCGCAGGGTTCAACAAGCAATCGATATTTCATGATCAAAGGTGTAGTACTGCTTGTAGTAGCGGTCCTTATATCTCGTATTAACAATCGAAAGATGGTCGAAAGAAAAAATCTCTATTTGATGGGGCTTCTTCCTATACCTATGAATTCCATTGGACCTGGAAATGAGACATTGGAAGAATCTTTTTGGTCTTCCAATATCAATAGGTTGATTGTTTCGCTCCTGTATCTTCCAAAAGGGAAAAAGCTTTCTGAGAGTTGTTTCATGGATCCGCAAGAAAATACTTGGGTTCTCCCAATAAATCAAAAGTGTATCATGCCTGAATCTAACCGGAGTTCACGGTGGTGGAGGTGGGGGAAGCGGATCGGAAAAAAAAGGGATTCTAGTTGTAAGATATCTAATGAAACCG CAGGAATTGAGATCTCATTCAAAGAGAAAGATAGCAAATATctggagtttctttttttatCCTATACGGATGATCCGATCCGCAAGGACCATGATTGAGAATTGTTTGATTGTCTTTCTTCGAGGAAGAAGCGAAACATAATCAACTTGAATTCAGGACAGCTATTCGAAATCTTAGGGAAAGACTTGATTTCTTATCTCATGTCTGCTTTTCGTGAAAAAAGACCAATTGAAGGGGAGGGTTTCTTCAAACAACAAGGAGCTAAGGCAACTATTCAATCAAATGATATTGAGCATGTTTCCCATCTCTTCTCGAGAAACAAGTGGGGTATTTCTTTGCAAAATTGTGCTCAATTTCATATGTGGCAATTCCGCCAAGATCTCTTCGTTAGTTGGGGGAAGAATGAGCACGAATCGGATTTTTTGAGGAACGTATCGAGAGAGAATTTGATTTGGTTAGACAATGTGTGGTTGGATCGGGTTTTTAGCAAGGTACggaatgtattgtcaaatattcaATATGATTCCACAAGATCAAGATCTATTTTCGTTCAAGTAAGGGATTCTAGCCAATTGAAAGGATCTTCTGATCAATCCATAGATCATTTCGATTCCATTAGAAATGAGGATTCAGAATATCCCACATTGATCGATCAAACAGAGATTCAGCAACTAAAAGAAAGATCGATTCTTTGGGATCCTTCCTTTCTTCAAACGGAACGAACAGAGATAGAATCAGATCAATTCCCGAAATGCCTTTTTGGATCTTCCTCAATGTCCCGGCTATTCACGGAACGTGAGAAGCAGATGAATAATCATCTGCTTCCGGAAGAAATCGAAGAATTTCTTGGGAATCCTACAAGATCAATTCGTTCTTTTTTCTCTGACAGATGGTCAGAACTTCATCTGGGTTCGAATCCTATTGAGAGGTCCACCAGAGATCAGAAATTTTTGAAGAAAAAACAAGATGTTTCTTTTGTCCCTTCCCGGCGAGCGGAAAATAAGGAAATGGTTGATATATTCAAGATAATTACGTATTTACAAAATACCGTCTCAATTCATCCTATTTCATTCTTGAACAAAAATCcattttttgatttatttcatCTATTCCATGACCGGAACAAAAGGGGATACACGTTACACCACGATTTTGAATCAGAAGAGAGATTTCAAGAAATGGCAGATCTATTCACTCTATCAATAACCGAGCCGGATCTGGTGTATCATAGGAGATTTGCCTTTTCTATTGATTCCTACGGGTTGGATCAAAAAAAATTCTTGAATCAGGTATTCAACTCCAGAGATGAATCGAAAAAGAAATCTTTATTGGTTCTACCTCCTCTTTTTTATGAAGAGAATGAATCTTTTTATCGAAGGATCAGAAAAAAATCGGCCCGGATCTACTGCGGGAATGATTTGGAAGATCCAAAACGAAAAACAGCGGTATTTGCTAGCAACAACATAATGGAGGCAGTCAATCAATATAGATTGATCCGAAATCTGATTCAAATCTATGGGTACATAAGAAATGTATCTAATCGATTCTTTTTAATGAATAGATCCGATCACAACTTCGAATATGGAATTCAAAGGGATCAAATAGGAAATGATACTCTGAATCATATAACTATAATGAAATATACGATCAACCAACATTTATCGAATTTGAAAAAGAGTCAGAAGAAATGGTTTGATCCTCTTATTTCTCGAACCGGGAGATCCATGAATCGGGATCCTGATGTATATAGATACAAATGGTCCAATGGGAGCAAGAATTTCCAGGAACATTTCCTTTCTGAACAGAAGAACCATTTTCAAGTAGTGTTCGATCGGTTACGTATTAATCAATATTCGATTGATTGGTCCGAGGTTATAGACAAACAAGATTTGTCTAAGTCACTTCGTTTCTTTTTGTCCAAGTCACTTCTCTTTTTGTCCAAGTCACTTCCCCTTTTCTTTGTGAGTATCGGGAATACCCCCATTCATAGGTCCGAAATCCACATCTATGAATTGAAAGGTCCGAATGATCAACTCCGCAATCAGTTGTTAGAATCAATAGGTGTTCAAATCGTTCATTTGAATAAATTGAAACCCTTCTTATTGGATGATCATGATACTTCCAAAAGACCGAAATCCTTGATCAATGGAGGAACAAGATTACCATTTTGCTTCAAAAAGATACCAAAGTGGGTGATTGACTCATTCCATACTAGAAATAATCGCAGGAAATCCTTTGATAACACGGATTCCTATTTATCAATGATATTCCATGATCGAGACAATTGGCTGAATCCCGTGAAACCATTTCATAGAAGTTCATTGATATCTTCTTTTTATAAAGCAAATCCACTTCGATTCTTGAATGATCCAAATCGCTTCTGGTTCTATTGTAACAAAAGATTCCCTTTTTATGTGGAAAAGACCCGTATCAATAATTATGATCCTACATATGGACAATTCCTCACTATCTTGTTCATTCGCAACAAAATATTTTCTTCGTGCGTcggtaaaaaaaaacatatttttggGGAGAGAGAGACTATTTTGCCAATCGAGTCACAGGTATCTGACATATTTATACTTAACGATTTTACACAAAGTGGTGACGAAAGGTAtaacttgtacaaatttttccATTTTCCAATTCGATCCGAGCCATTCGTTCGTAGAGCTATTTACTCGATCGCAGACATTTCTACAACACCTCTAACAGAGGAACAAATAGTTAATTTTGAAAGAACTTATTGTCAGCCTCTTTCAGATATGAATCTATCTGATTCAGAAGGGAAGAACTTGCATGAGTATCTCAGTTTCAATTCAAACATGGATTTGATTCACACTCCATGTTCTGAGAAGGATTTCCCATCtggaaagaggaaaaaaaaacggAGTCTTTCTCTAAAGAAATGCGTTGAGAAAGGGCAGATGTATAGAACCTTTCAACGAGATAGTGCTCTTTTCAATCTCTCAAAATGGAATCTCTTCCAAACATATATGCCATGGTTCCTTACTTCGACAGGGTGGAAATATCTAAATTTCACCACCCTTTTAGAGATTTTTTCAGAACCATTGCCGATACTAAGGATACTAAGTAGCAGGCACAAATTTGTATCCGTTTTGAGAGATATTATGCATGTATCAGATATATCATGGCCAATTCCTCAGAAGATTCTTCCACAATGGACTCTGACTCTGAAAAGTAAGATTTCGAGTCTGATAAGTGAGATTTCGAGTAAGTGTTTCCAGAATCTCCTTCTGTCCGAAGAAACGATTCATCGAAATAATGAGTCACCCGTTCCATTGATATGGACACATCTGAGATTAACAAATGCTCGGGAGTTCCTCTATTCaatccttttccttcttcttgttgctGGATATCTCGTTCGCATACATCTTTTCTTTGTTTCCCGAGCCTCTAGTGAGTTACAGACAGAGTTAGAAAAGATCAAATCTTTGATGATTCCATCATACATGATTGAGTTGCGAAAACTTTTGGATAGGTATCCTACATCTGAATCTGAACTGAATTCTTTCTGGTTAAAGAATCTCTTTCTAGTTGCTCTGGAACAATTAGGAGATTTTCTGGAAGAAATACGGGTTTCTGCTTCTGGTGGCAACATGCTATTGGTTGGTGGTTCCGCttatggggtcaaatcaatacgTTCTAAGAAGAAATATTTGAATATCGATCTCAGAAGTATCATACAAAATCCCATCAATCGAATCGCTTTTTCGAGAAATACGAGACATCTAAGTCGTACAAGTAAAGAGATCTATTCAttgataagaaaaagaaaaggggtGAACGGTGATTGGATTGATGAGAAAATAGAATCCTGGGTCGCGAACAGTGATTTGGTTGATGATGAAGAAAGAGAATTCTTGGTTCAGTTCTCCACCTTAACGACCGAAAAAGAAAAAAGGATTGATCAAATTCTATTGAGTCTGACTCATAGTGATCATTTATCAAAGAATGACTCTGGTTATCAAATGATTGAACAACCGGGATCAATTTACTTACGATACTTAGTTGACATTCATAAAAAGTATCTAATGAATTATGAGTTCAATAGATCCTGTTTAGCAGAAAGACGGATATTCCTTGCTCATTATCAGACAATCACTTATTTACAAACCCCGTGTGGGGCTAATAGTTTTCATTTCCCATCTCATGGAAAACCCTTCTCGCTCCGTTTAGCCCTATCCCCTTCTAGGGGTATTTTAGTGATAGGTTCTATAGGAACTGGACGATCCTATTTGGTCAAATACCTAGCGACAAACTCCCATGTTCCTTTCATTACGATATTTCCGAACAACTTTCCGTATTCGTATTACAAGCCTGAAGGTTTTTTTATTGATGATAGTGATAGTGACGATAGTGATTATCGTGACGATATCGATATTGATGATAGTGACGATATTGATGATGACCTTGATCTTGATACGGAGCTGCTAGATATGACGAATGTGCTAACTATGGATATGCCGCCGAGTATATACGGATTTTATATCGATATCACCTTTCGATTCGCATTAGCAAGAGCAATGTCTCCTTGCATAATATGGATTCCAAACATTCATGATCTGTATGTGAATTACAGATCCTTCGGTCTATTACAGAACTATCTCTCCAGAGATTGTGAAAGATATTCCACTAGAAATATTCTTGTTATTGGTTCGACTCATATTCCCCAAAAAGTGGATCCCGCTCTAATAGCTCCGAATAAATTAAATACATGCATTAAGATACGAAGGCTTCTTATTCAACAACAACGAAAGCACTTTTTCATTCTTTCATATACTAAAGGGTTTCACTTGGAAAAGAAAATGTTCCATACTAACGGATTCGGGTCCATAACCATGGGTTCCAATGCACGAGATCTTGCAGCACTTATCAATGAGGCCCTATCCATTAGTATTACACAGAAGAAATCAATTATAGAAACTAATACAATTAGATCAGCTCTTCATAGACAAACTTGGGATTTGCGATCCCAGGTAATATCTGTTCAGGATCATGGGATCCTTTTCTATCAGATAGGAAGGGCTGTTGCACAAAATGTACTTCTAAGTAATTGCCCCGTAGATCCTATATCTATCTATATGAAGAAGAAATCATGTAAAGAAGGGGATTCTTATTTGTACAAATGGTACTTCGAACTTGGAACGAGCATGAAGAAATTAACGATACTTCTTTATCTTTTGAATTGTTCTGCCGGATTGGTCGCTCAAGATCTTTGGTCTTCACCCGGACCTGATGAAAATAATTGGATCGCTTCTTATAGATTCACTGAGAATGATTCTGATCTAGTTCATGGCCTATTAGAACTAGAAGGCGCTCTGTTGGGATCCTCACGGACAGAAAAAGATTGCAGTCAGTTTGATAATAATCGAGTGACATTACTTCTTCGGTCCGAACCAAGGAATCAGTTAGATATGATTCAAAACTATGAAAAATACGAATCGGagtttgaagaagaggaagaggacatCGACCCGCAACAAATGGAGGAGGATTTATTCGATCACATAGTTTGGGCTCCTAGAATATGGCGCCCTTGGACCAATCTATTTGATTGTATTGAAAGGCCCACTGAATTGGGATTTCCCTATCGGGCCGGATCATTTCGGGGCAAGCGAAGCATTTATCATGAAGAGGATGAGCTTCAAGAGCATGAGGAGGAGTTCTTGCAGAGGGGAACCATGCAGTACTGGACACCAGATAGATTTTCCAAAGAACAAGGCTTTTTTCGAATAAGCCAATTCATTTGGGACCCTGCAGATCCATTCTTTTTCCTATTCAAAGATCAGTCCTTTGTCTCTGTGTTTTCACATCGAGAATTCTTTGCATATGAAGAGATGCCAAAGGTGCTTATTACTTCCCAAACAGATTCTCCTACATCTATGTATACACGTTGGTTCATCGGGAATAGGCAAGAAGAGTACTGTGAATTGTTGATTCATCGCCAGAAATGGCTTAGAAGCAAGAGTTCATTATCTAATGGATCTTTCCATTCTAATATTCTATCCGAGAGTTATCAGTATTTATCAAATTTCTTCCTATCTAAGGGAATGCTATTGTATCAAATGACAAAGACAGTGTTGAGAAGGGGATGGCTTTTCTCGGATGAAATGAAACATTTGATTCATGTAACAGGAGAAAGATTTCCCATTCCTTAG